The window ATCTTGTTTGATGAATCGCCTCAGCAAACTctatgaaaagacaaaaatatacatatttgagaatacaaaatattttacaatacaaaataagcACTCTGACTTTACAATGTTTCTTTTCTTCAGTATTATTAAATGAGCCTAATTTATCTGACTattcaaaatatttgcattttcaatTCATTCAGTCTTAGCTGTAGTCTTAGTGTAACTGTGAACGAGAGGAGATTTTAAAATCACTATGACAATAAAATGAGAAGATTCACCTCACCTTCAGCAGTTCAGCCAAGTCATTACCAATGAAAGGCAGAACAGGCTCATCAGTCTGGTATCTGGTGAGGAAAGGTGTTACACTTCGACACACTGCCATGAAAAAGTGAAGCTTTGCCAGAATGAGAGGGTCTTTGGTTGCCACCACAATGGTATCATAGGAGGACGTCCCAGGGTTAGGAAGCTTTTTGGTGCTAACAGCCTCAACATACTTCATCATGTCTGGCCAGATGACAAGGGCCCTCTCCGCCACAGGGAGGTTCTCGACCCAGCGATGACCACTAAAAGGCAAAGCGAAGATTTTGGACTTTGTGAGATTACAGAAATCCTCCCTTCTTGCTGGCACATTGTGAAAAATTGTATGCAGAGCTCTTAGGAACTTCTCCATATGCCAGTCGGTGAATCCACATTTGACAGCATTATGGAGAGTATGCAGGCCACAACTCCCCACCACTGCCAGCTGAGCACCCCCAAAATGCTCTGCATGCTCCTGCTGCAGCATCTCAAAAAAACGCCAATTAACATTGGGTCCATCCATAGACACAGAGACCATCTTCCT is drawn from Cyprinus carpio isolate SPL01 unplaced genomic scaffold, ASM1834038v1 S000006593, whole genome shotgun sequence and contains these coding sequences:
- the LOC122144131 gene encoding uncharacterized protein LOC122144131, whose protein sequence is MGHATAVDLLKHFKECVCDLDLRKMVSVSMDGPNVNWRFFEMLQQEHAEHFGGAQLAVVGSCGLHTLHNAVKCGFTDWHMEKFLRALHTIFHNVPARREDFCNLTKSKIFALPFSGHRWVENLPVAERALVIWPDMMKYVEAVSTKKLPNPGTSSYDTIVVATKDPLILAKLHFFMAVCRSVTPFLTRYQTDEPVLPFIGNDLAELLKSLLRRFIKQDCGASEEGCRQDGRGG